One segment of Leptospira fainei serovar Hurstbridge str. BUT 6 DNA contains the following:
- the lon gene encoding endopeptidase La, translated as MEPIDELNELESHIVPVDAILPPELFLIPIKSRPVFPGIITPLIVPGGKFSKAVENSLRGNSFIGLVLLIDEEHEKNTEENIYSYGVVAKILKKVNLPDDAINILINTVRRFKVESFVSAEPLLVAKVSYPEEDPGAPKNTIKAMMRTLLVMTRELAQNNPLFTEEMKLTMLNVNEPGKMADFVCSILNIEKADYQSVIEAINLKDRIEKVLLFLRKEIELVGLQREIQENIQDKIDKQQRQFFLREQLKAIQTELGLKEDKYEKKYEKFLERLKAVPADPEVIEEVEREMEKFLYTDQNTADYNVIRNYLDILESLPWEPAPTREIDLEKARKTLDKDHYKLDDVKERILEFLAVKKLKPTEKGSILLFVGPPGVGKTSIAKSIAEAMGRKFFRFSVGGMRDEAEIKGHRRTYIGSMPGKIITALRITKEKDSVILLDEIDKLGVGMQGDPASALLEVLDPEQNKTFRDHYLDLPFDLSSVFFIATANTLDSISRILLDRMEVINLSGYITDEKVQIFSRHLWKKVLEKNGLEPYGIQMDKNAVVTMIDHYSRESGVRGLEKQTDKLARKIALQIVKGQKYPKTIHSTDIESLLGVPKYVDDRMTKPTVPGTALGLAWTSVGGATLLIEAVFVKGKGGIMLTGMIGKSMEESSNIALSFIKNFLGSEDLFTDKTIHLHVPDGATPKDGPSAGITMATAILSLAIGKRIKLGFGMTGELTLTGEVLAIGGLREKIVAAKRVGVHRIIFPKDNQPQLDEIPDYVKKGMEFFPVTKFEDVEKLVFDPKVLAPYMNSKTVAAKKTIKSKSVPVKKRNRK; from the coding sequence TTGGAACCGATCGACGAATTGAATGAATTGGAAAGCCATATTGTTCCGGTAGACGCAATTTTACCTCCGGAACTTTTTCTTATTCCGATTAAATCCCGTCCAGTCTTTCCCGGAATTATCACGCCCTTGATCGTTCCGGGCGGAAAGTTCAGTAAAGCCGTCGAAAATTCTCTTCGTGGGAACTCCTTCATAGGACTGGTTCTGTTGATCGATGAGGAACACGAAAAGAACACGGAGGAGAATATTTATTCCTACGGTGTCGTCGCTAAAATTCTGAAAAAAGTGAACCTTCCGGACGATGCCATCAATATTCTAATCAATACGGTAAGAAGATTTAAAGTAGAATCCTTCGTTTCTGCCGAACCGCTTCTAGTCGCGAAGGTTTCCTATCCCGAAGAGGACCCGGGGGCCCCGAAAAATACGATCAAGGCGATGATGAGAACCCTTCTCGTAATGACCCGAGAATTGGCTCAGAATAATCCCCTTTTTACGGAAGAGATGAAGCTTACGATGCTGAATGTCAACGAGCCCGGAAAAATGGCCGATTTCGTATGCAGCATTTTGAATATAGAAAAAGCGGATTATCAATCCGTAATTGAAGCGATCAATCTGAAGGATCGGATTGAGAAAGTGCTTTTGTTTTTAAGAAAAGAAATCGAACTCGTCGGTTTACAACGGGAAATCCAGGAAAATATTCAGGATAAAATCGATAAACAGCAGAGGCAATTCTTCCTGAGAGAGCAGCTAAAGGCGATCCAAACCGAATTAGGTCTTAAGGAAGATAAATACGAGAAGAAATACGAGAAATTTCTGGAAAGATTAAAAGCGGTTCCGGCGGACCCGGAAGTGATCGAGGAAGTCGAACGGGAAATGGAGAAGTTTCTATACACCGATCAGAACACCGCAGATTATAACGTAATTAGAAATTATTTGGACATTTTGGAGAGTCTTCCTTGGGAGCCGGCTCCTACACGCGAGATAGATCTTGAAAAAGCCCGCAAAACGCTGGATAAAGATCATTATAAATTGGACGACGTTAAGGAGCGTATATTAGAATTTCTTGCAGTAAAAAAATTGAAACCGACCGAGAAAGGATCCATTCTTCTATTCGTCGGTCCGCCGGGCGTCGGTAAAACATCCATCGCAAAATCGATTGCCGAAGCGATGGGTCGCAAATTTTTTCGATTCTCAGTCGGTGGAATGAGAGACGAAGCGGAAATTAAAGGACATCGGAGAACCTATATCGGGTCGATGCCGGGTAAGATAATCACGGCTCTTCGGATCACAAAGGAAAAAGATTCCGTTATTCTTTTGGATGAAATCGATAAACTTGGAGTGGGTATGCAAGGGGATCCTGCTTCCGCATTATTGGAAGTATTGGATCCGGAGCAGAACAAAACCTTCCGTGATCATTATCTGGATCTTCCTTTCGATCTTTCCTCGGTCTTTTTCATAGCGACGGCTAATACGCTGGATAGTATTAGCCGGATTCTTTTGGATCGGATGGAAGTCATCAACCTCTCGGGTTATATCACTGACGAAAAGGTGCAGATCTTTTCAAGGCATCTTTGGAAGAAGGTATTGGAGAAGAACGGACTCGAACCGTACGGTATCCAAATGGATAAAAACGCTGTCGTGACGATGATCGATCACTATTCTCGGGAGTCCGGAGTGCGAGGATTGGAAAAGCAAACGGATAAACTTGCCCGAAAGATCGCTTTGCAGATCGTAAAAGGTCAAAAATATCCTAAGACGATTCATTCTACGGATATCGAATCCTTATTAGGGGTTCCCAAATATGTCGATGATCGGATGACCAAACCTACCGTTCCAGGTACCGCATTGGGGCTTGCTTGGACGTCGGTTGGAGGTGCGACATTATTAATAGAAGCCGTATTTGTCAAAGGCAAGGGCGGTATTATGCTAACGGGAATGATCGGAAAATCGATGGAGGAATCTTCCAATATCGCTTTAAGTTTTATTAAGAATTTCTTAGGTTCTGAAGATCTTTTTACGGATAAAACGATTCACTTGCACGTTCCAGACGGAGCCACCCCCAAGGACGGCCCAAGCGCCGGCATCACGATGGCTACCGCTATCCTATCTCTTGCGATAGGAAAGAGGATTAAACTGGGATTCGGTATGACGGGAGAACTTACGTTAACCGGAGAAGTTTTAGCGATCGGCGGGCTACGGGAAAAAATCGTAGCTGCAAAGAGAGTCGGAGTCCATCGGATTATTTTTCCCAAAGACAATCAACCGCAATTGGATGAAATCCCGGATTATGTGAAGAAAGGAATGGAGTTCTTTCCGGTTACAAAATTCGAAGACGTCGAAAAGTTAGTGTTTGATCCGAAAGTTTTGGCTCCTTACATGAACTCAAAAACGGTCGCCGCAAAGAAAACGATAAAAAGTAAGTCGGTACCTGTTAAGAAGCGAAACCGTAAGTAA
- a CDS encoding NADP-dependent oxidoreductase has product MKAIQFRNFGGPEVLDYLDLPDPVPAEGEVLVKIIASGVNPSDWKIREGRFQSRMPNTLPIIPGWEFSGIVIGRGYSARKFEIGEEVFSFCRRPWIQMGSYAELICLPETYLAGKPHSLTHEEAAGVPLAGMTAFQCLFQAADCSANDLVLILGASGGVGSFAIQLAKNTGAKVVAVASGRNEQYLRSLGADEFIDYSTGDVRSAFIEAFPDGADLVLDFVGGETFTQGLACVKPGGNIISIIVNDFPSNGNFQTSYVFVEPNSKQLSELARWADLGRLKVHISEIFSLENARLAQERISQLHTRGKIILKM; this is encoded by the coding sequence ATGAAAGCAATCCAATTTCGGAATTTTGGCGGACCGGAAGTTCTTGATTATTTGGACCTCCCGGATCCGGTTCCGGCGGAAGGCGAAGTATTAGTTAAGATTATAGCTTCCGGAGTTAATCCTTCCGATTGGAAGATTCGCGAAGGAAGATTTCAATCGCGTATGCCCAATACTCTTCCGATCATTCCTGGATGGGAGTTTTCGGGAATCGTGATCGGCAGAGGCTATTCGGCCAGAAAATTCGAAATTGGGGAAGAGGTATTCTCTTTCTGCAGAAGACCCTGGATTCAAATGGGATCGTATGCGGAGTTGATCTGTCTTCCTGAAACTTATCTGGCCGGTAAACCGCATTCATTAACTCACGAAGAAGCTGCGGGAGTTCCATTAGCGGGAATGACCGCCTTCCAATGTTTGTTTCAAGCAGCCGATTGTTCTGCGAACGACTTAGTTTTGATTTTAGGAGCGAGCGGAGGAGTAGGTTCCTTCGCCATACAGCTCGCAAAAAACACCGGCGCCAAAGTCGTAGCTGTAGCGAGCGGAAGAAACGAACAATATCTGCGTTCTCTCGGTGCGGACGAGTTTATCGATTACTCGACGGGAGATGTTCGGAGTGCATTCATAGAGGCGTTTCCAGACGGGGCAGACCTAGTTTTAGACTTTGTAGGAGGCGAGACATTTACTCAAGGTTTAGCTTGCGTTAAGCCTGGAGGAAATATTATTTCCATCATCGTTAACGATTTCCCTTCCAACGGTAACTTCCAAACTTCCTATGTTTTCGTAGAACCCAATTCAAAACAATTATCCGAACTTGCCAGATGGGCAGATTTAGGAAGGCTCAAAGTTCATATCAGTGAAATCTTTTCGCTGGAGAATGCCCGTTTGGCGCAAGAAAGAATTTCTCAATTGCATACGAGGGGAAAAATAATTCTGAAAATGTGA